The region aaacaaaagaagaaacttgatggaggagtgtctatgtgttactttcattgattaataaaaaaactgccgtggccctttaagaggacagaaaattaggtaggcggagtagacagaacagaattgtgggagaaaggaagcagagttggggagacgcttcaggcagtcgccatatgcagtctccatgcctctcctctccaagatggacgcaggttaagatctctcctggtaagcaaccacctcgtggtgctacaccgattactaaatatgggttaattagccaataagaggctgaaactaatgggccaggcagtatttaaaagaatacagtttccgtgtaattattttgggtaaagctagccgggtggcgggacacagcccgccgctccatctacagattggtgcccatTCCAActacagaaactcttttccaaagcatgatatccttagatccaaattctgaagtcaagatattttcaaaatatctatcttggattagttcagcagcatttataaacaaatatcttttagcatctgttgctccttcctcagcattcaaacaattcaaagagagcataatagcatacagcatcaagagtctctgtgtattttccatctttatgtggctttactttaacctctatttcttttatttttacttttactttttgagacaggttctctgtatatctttgtcctggaataactctgttgaccaggctgtccttgaactcacagagatagtctgtctctgcttcccaggcattgggattaaaagtgtgtgctgccacaccttgaagtcacagaggtcaatctacctctaccccttgaaatcacagaggtcaatttacctttgcctcccaagtgttgggattaaaggtgtgtaccaccacccccaactactcccttttttcttttttacttttaagaactttaacctttagcctgcatatatttttaacaaactgtaaaccatttagaggttttttttttctttgaatctctctttactgtatatctctctttttctgactacaagAGTCTTTAAtatgctaagcaatatggagagccatggctttgacggatagatccagcccattccttaggtttccagcctcatggcagaggtaccagctgtagccatttctattgccacaactctatggcatttcaaggtccctgccagcaagcaagcttcagCAGTGTGCTTGCAAACCACAGtaactgcctgcctgaaagagtcagagtttgccctggcaggacggcccagaaagctggtatTTCAAAACGGCGCAGCTTtattcctgctacggctgaaaaccgaaaagcatgcattcagcttttcatcaacactgtttaagtgtttcgtggcaggacctcttaaaagagctgcaagctttgcagctaaagctgagtcaggaagcctctcttagatgagagtgcttgcttgcttctagcaagcggagtagacctgagaaattgctgctaccaagaaaacatactTTACTCTATTTtgtcccaagctttctcaggctttctgtggattcagttatccacgtctgggcaccatttgtagaaggagcagcaggctgcgtcctgccacccagctcccggccgtcggctagctttacccaaaataattacatggaaactgtattcattcaaacactgtctggcccattagtttcagcctcttattgactaactctcacatcttgattaacccatttctaatgatctgtgtagcaccacatggtggcttaccgtaagattctagcctacatccatctcagaaaggagagccatggcgactgcctcactgccttcttcccagcattctattctgtctactccacctatctaaatcctgtcctatcaaaaagccaaggcagtttctttattaaccaatagacagatgaccctcctccatcagcattGAATATCTGCATGCAAAGCAAAGGAATTTATCCATCGTCTTATTCCAAAAACAAATAGCAACTCAAAAcaggataaatatttaatataagacCTTTAACTGTAAAactcctaaaaataataaagtttcatGACATTGTCTTTTGTGGTGATTTTgtggttaacacacacacacgcacacacacacacacgcactgtggcaatgaaaacaaaaataaacaactggggattacatgcagtagaatattgtttatgtatgtgtgtaatttgGTTTTCGTttgactcctaacagtggaagtgggactgtctctgactcttttgtctgctcttagGATCCCTTTCCTCCTTAATATGAGGGTAggtacctagtcttattgtaacctGTTGTGCCATGtgtggttgatatccctgggaggtctacccttttctgaaggaaaaaaggagaagcaatggatctgggggagaggggaggtgggaggtggctttgaggagtgggggaagaggaaactgcagtccggatgcaatatatgagagagagagagagagagagagagagagagagagaggactgtcaaaatgtctcagtgagtaaaggaGCCTGCAACAACTCTGCTAACCTGGACCTACTTGGttaaaaagagagaactgactcccacagttaCCTTCTGACTACCATGTGTGCACAATgacatgtgtgcaagcacacacacacactaaataaatgtaagttttaaaatttttttcttcatagtttAAAAAAGGATACTACCTTTGAGTTTGGGTCTAGACAAAGAGTTCTTTAGACTTGACACTAAAAATAATATCATATAAGGAAAACttaatccaaaataaaaatgttgcaaATATGAGGGCAACCCAAGCACTTGAGAGCATAAGGCaaaggattatgagtttgaggccccCATCTGAAAAATCAGTATGGTTAAAATTCTTCTGTGGTACTAGTAATCCAACATGAGTACTCACATGTGCTGAGGAAGTGTTCTACCACAGAGATACAAAACTGGCCTTAAATGTTTTTGCTTTGAGAAAGACCCTgctaagaaaaagaagacaagctgTAGACtaagagaaaacatttgcaaaacacacatctgacaaagggctgGCATTTAGAACATAACAACTCTCAAAACTAACACTtagaaaatatgcaaattataaaaacattttatcaaGAAATATATGTCATAGATGAAAATGAGGACATTACAAGATGAACATCAAGCAAGatatctcagtgggtaaaaatgcttgccttgtaagcatgaaATGGCCTGAATccagtccccagagcccacaacaaaagagaaaaacaactccACGAAATTGgcttctgacttctacacattCACAATGGCATATGCACATCCATGCACAgacatcacaaacacacacacacacacacacaccccacaaccaccaccaccaccaccagcagcagcagcagcagcagcaacaactaaaaaaatataaaagatgacCATGAAGGTACAGCTCTTTCCTAGCATGTGAAAGACTTTTCATCTACATAAGCAAGGGTTTCCATCTGCAGTACCAAAACCAGTCATTAGATGCGAGGACATTAGAGCCATAATGAGATTATCATGACACTAACATCGGTGTACACTCTTTAAAGGTGACAATACCAAAATGCTGGTAAGAAGACAAAGAAACTGGATCTCTCATTCACCTCTCATGTAAATGAATCAGCTACAGCCTTTCTGGAAAACAgtctctttaaaaagaatgtgaaCTGAGAATACAGCACAAGCAATTTCATTCCTGGGCATTTTGTCCAGAGACATGAGAACTTCCGTTCACACAAAAGCCTGTGTATTGGGTGGAGAACATGCCTCTCTGAAAGTGTCTGTCCTGGGCGGTTGGTTTggatttttctgagacagggtctcaacatactccaggctggcctggaacttactatgtctCCCTGGATGACCTTGAAAGGTttagttctcctgcctccacgtcaCAAGGGCCAGGGTTACAGACTTGTGTTAACAAACCTGGTTCTCAAGTGAGGAATGAGCAGCATCTAAATGCCAGGTTGGGAactctaaaatcaaaaatactgatTATCATACAATAAAAGCATATTTGAAAATGGTtcgatttttttccccacagaccTTTTGCAGCAATCTTTTGAAACAAACTTTTTGAAAGCAATCGGGAAGAGTAACCTGATGAACACTGGCTCATGATGCTTCCTGGAGATTTATTCAAGAGAGCCCTTGTAGGGAGACGGGGGCCCAGAAGAAGGGGTATTTGGATGATTTCTGTTAGCACAAGCCAAGAGATCCACTTATTTGTAGTGCGTGCCTCTGAAGAGGGCAGTTGCTGTCGTCTTGCCCTGAGATGAGACTCATCGGGTttgaaacataaattaaaaagactCTGTGTTCCCAGAAATATAAGGAAGTGTCTTTGTTCTGATACACGAAGATTAAGAGTTTCAGGTCAAGAGACCTGAAAAACCAGAGAACGCCACACTGCCTCTTAGACACAAAGAGAAATGCCAAGTTCAGGTCAGAACGTATTTAACtgataatatttattatgtggtTATCAAGCATGGCCTGTGCCTGTGTTCTGTCAAAACTTGGAAAAGAAGTAGGCAGTAAGAGTGACTAAAAATTCTACGAGCCCAATTATGGCACACATTGTAATAAAGGCAGGCTCCTAGGAGCGACTGTTGAAGTCGGTTTAAAAAAACCAGAGGCGTGAGGTGCTACGGGGTCTACTGAGAACATACTTAAGGGCTCTCAAAAGCCAGTCACAAAGCCGGGCGTGGCTGGGGGCGTGGCCCTGAGGCAGCAGCCAATAGCAGGGAGGGCTGTTACTAGGATGCCGGGAACAGCCTCAGAAGGAGGCAGAGTGCTGCAGCTTCCTCAGGCAGCGGTTCTGTGAGGCTGTCTGGTCCCTCCGGCAGCGGTTCTGTGAGGCTGTCTGGTGATTTGAACTGTTCCAGTTTCCTCCAAACTTCAATTCTCAGTTTCCACTGCGATAATGGATGACGCCGAGACCGAATTCCAACGGGTGATCCGCCGCCACTATCGCGAAAGAAGAGAGCTGCAAGCTCACATCCAGGCTCTCGAAAGTTCTGTCCCTAAAGATGACAGGAACAGAAGAAAGCGTTTGCTTGCTGATACTGCCCGCCTCAGGGCCGAGATGGAGCGGAGGCACCGTCAAGAACTGGAGAAATTTCAAGAAGAGCATGACACCAGCGTGGAATCTATTACAGCCAACCTCACAAAGATGAACCTTGAGAATGTGCCTCCACGCCCAACGAGGTCCCAGAAAAGGCGTGAGCGAAGAGCTAACCTGCAGAGACAACACCCGGAGAGGATCCCAGTGGCCCAGAACGAAGAGCTGGCCACCTTCCGCcgtgaggaggaagagaagatcGCTGCCATTTTGGCGGCTAAAAATCTGGAGATGAAGCCCATCCCTGCCGACGGCCATTGCATGTACCGTGCCATCCAGGACCAGCTGGTGTTCTCGGTGACTGTGGAGAGCCTGCGCTACCGCACGGCCTACTATATGAAGAAACACATTGATGACTTCTTACCTTTCTTTACCGAGCCCGAGGCCGGCAACTTCTACACCCGTGAAGACTTCCTGAGGTACTGCGATGACATCGTGAGCAGGGCATTGTGGGGCGGCCAGCTGGAATTGAGAGCCATGTCGCATGTCCTGCAGACCCCCATCGAGGTGGTACAGGCCAACTCGCCCATCATTGTCATCGGGGAGGAGTACAATCGGAAGCCTATCACACTGGTCTATCTGCACTATGCCTGTGAGTTCGGAGAGCACTACAACTCAGTGAAGCCCATTGAGACCCCAGGCACCTCCGCGGGAGCCATGGCGCCACGCCTGTTCTAAAAGTTTCCAGCAGTCACGAACCTCGGCTCTATGCGCCATGTTTCTGCCATGCTTGACACCTGCAGATCCTGGGAAAGCTGAAACGCCTATGGCATTTCTCAGTAAGAACAGTTGCTTTTTTCCTTAGCTGATTTACTTAAATCTTGAAATCTGACCCTTCCAAGTCCTGCCTCATTttgtttgcattgttttctgACTCAGTTATTTGTGTCTTCTTTGGGGTGAAGGCTTAAGGACGGAAGAATACCTCCTTGGGACAACCAAGAGACTTAGGTTTCATTGAGTCTAACTTCATTTGGCCCTGAGGTACCTTTGTCTTCTTCAGGCTTCAATTAATGTTAGTCTGAAAATGGAAATGTTGGACTTTGCTTATTGTTTACATGGGCATGAATGAGTTTAGCAGAAAGGTTCAGTTTGTGGGATTTTTTCCCTATGTATCTATCAAATCACTTGATAAAAGAGGAGTTTGTGTGGCTGAAGtgatgtatgagtgtttttcattgtttttttccagaaaaaaaaaaatgccacagcTGGCCATTTGGTTTGCTTTTAACCGACGTTCCAATGCCTGGGTTACGAGCAAGTCTTCCAGTAGtaatttgattgttttgtttttcattcaaaCTTGTAAAGCTGCAAATGGATTTTAGTTGCTCGATGTTTTCTGAGctcttaaaaatatgttttcaaatttaaaagctAAGCGTAACTGTTAGATACAGAAATTCAGTTTAAATGAGCCAATAGGCCAAGTAAGGGTTACCTCGAAGATGTGGAAGATCTGAACTTAGTGACTTTACTTAGGAGAAAAAGACTGAAAGCAATTTTTGGAAATTCTGCAGTAGTTGATGCAgctttatgtaaaagaaaacagtaaacaaTCCAGCTCTGT is a window of Arvicola amphibius chromosome X, mArvAmp1.2, whole genome shotgun sequence DNA encoding:
- the Otud6a gene encoding OTU domain-containing protein 6A, whose protein sequence is MDDAETEFQRVIRRHYRERRELQAHIQALESSVPKDDRNRRKRLLADTARLRAEMERRHRQELEKFQEEHDTSVESITANLTKMNLENVPPRPTRSQKRRERRANLQRQHPERIPVAQNEELATFRREEEEKIAAILAAKNLEMKPIPADGHCMYRAIQDQLVFSVTVESLRYRTAYYMKKHIDDFLPFFTEPEAGNFYTREDFLRYCDDIVSRALWGGQLELRAMSHVLQTPIEVVQANSPIIVIGEEYNRKPITLVYLHYACEFGEHYNSVKPIETPGTSAGAMAPRLF